A single genomic interval of Desulfonatronum sp. SC1 harbors:
- the secE gene encoding preprotein translocase subunit SecE — translation MAKLQSGDEKKAPAKRFDIKEKALQFKDFVEKSKLELKKVTWPTRKETTATCMAVVVLVVIMSLFLGLVDLALAKIVEVILY, via the coding sequence ATGGCGAAACTACAATCTGGTGACGAAAAAAAGGCTCCGGCCAAACGCTTCGACATCAAGGAAAAAGCGCTTCAGTTCAAGGATTTTGTTGAGAAATCCAAACTGGAACTGAAAAAGGTAACTTGGCCGACACGCAAGGAGACGACGGCTACCTGTATGGCCGTCGTCGTTCTCGTGGTCATCATGTCGCTCTTTCTTGGTCTCGTCGATCTGGCCCTGGCTAAGATCGTTGAAGTAATACTCTACTAG